The window GAAGAGTAAATCTGGAAGGTCCcataaacacaaaaagaaaaagaagcacaaAAAGTCCAGCAGACACAAACGCAAACACAAGGAAGAAGCTGAGGAGAAGGCCCGGAAAGCTGAGCTGGGGGAAGAGAAACCCAAGAAACGGAAAAGGCACAGGCACAAAAAAGGTAAATCCTCCCTTTCAACCGAGTCAGACCGGGCACTGAAACCTGAACTGTCTGAAGACTGCAGccatttccagaagaaaaagcGATGCTCCCAGGAGTCCCAGAGGAAATCCCTGTCTGCCGAGGAGGGAAGCAGCACTAAAAAAGAGGACGGGGGTAACTCCTGCCAAGAGCATGGCAGCAAAAGGCacaaggctgagctgcagcaggtgcCTGGAGCGAGGCGGCGCTGCCCggctctgtcccagccccgCAGCGGCTGCCGGAGCCGGCAGAGCAGCGGTGACGACGACAGCGACGAGGGCTCCCCTGGCAAGCACTGCCACCAGAAGTCCCCGTCGCGGTACAGCGATGACGACTACGAGTCGGGCAGCGAGCACTCGCGCAGCCGCTCCCGCTCGGGCCGCAGGCGCTCCTCACACAGGTCCTACTCCAGCAGCTCCGAGGCCTCCTCGGGCCACAGCCGCTACAGCCGCCACAGGAGCTACTCGGACGACAGCTACAGCGACTACAGCGACCGCTCCCGCTGCCACTCCAAGCGCTCCCAGGACTCCGAGGACGACTCCGACTACAACGGCTCCAACCACCGCTCCAAGCGGCGCAAATACTCCTCGTCGGAAGATGACTACAGCTCGAGCAGGAGCAGGTCCAGGAGTcggagcaggagcagaagccACCCTCGGGGCAGGTCGAGATCGAGGAGCCGGGGCAGGAgccgcagcagcagctgcagccgcAGCCGGAGCAAGAGGAGGAGCCGCAGCGGGACCGGGCGCAGCTGGAAGCGCAGCCGCAGCTACAGCCGGGACCGCAGCCGCAGCACCCGCAGCCACTCGCAGCGGTCCCTGTCACGGAAGGGCTCGCGGGGCCACGAGAGCCCCGAGGAGAGAAGGTCTGGCAGAAGGGACTTCATTCGGTCCAAGATCTATCGCTCGCAGTCTCCTCACTATTTCCGGACAGGCCGAGGTGAAGCGGCGCCGCCCAAGAAGGAGGATGGCAAAGGAGAGGATCTGAAAGGATCTGGCTCCCTGTCCCAGAACAGCAGTGGCTCTGGCATGGGGCGGGCCTCGGAGGGGGACTGCAGTCCTGAGGAGAGGAACTCCGTCACTGCAAAGCTGCTCTTGGAAAAGGTGCAGTCCAGGAAGGTTGAGAAGAAGCCCTGTGTTGCTGATGAGATGCTGTCAGGGGCAAACAAAGTGGGCATAAAGCTCAAAGATCCTCCCCAGGGCTACTTTGGCCCCAAACTGCCTCCTTCCTTAGGCAACAAACCGGTTCTGCCCTTAATTGGGAAGTTGCCAACCATTCGGAAACCAAACTCCAAAAGATATGAGGAATCTGGCTTGGAgaggggtgaggagcaggagctgtcagaTGCTGAGGATGGTTCCCAAGGCATGGAGGAGGGTCAGCTGGCCGGCCAGTCTCTCCTGGAAGATGTGGTGATGGTAATTCAGGACAAGCCTCTGGATGAGCAGAAACGTGATGAAGCCACTGTGGAGATGCCATCCCTTCCCCTGGACACGCCAGCGCTCCCCGAGTGCTTTGGCTCCAGAGATCTGGTCATGCCACACAACTTCCTCTCGGATCCAAGCGACGGTGATGGGCTGGAGCCTATGGATGGGGGCAACCAGACAGTCCCAGTGGAAACCAGTATGATGCCCTTAGTTCCAGATGTTGAGCACTTTCCTGGCTATGTGCCTCAGAGCGGGGAGCCCAGCATGGAAGGAGATCGGGAGGGGGGAGAAGATTCCTCTCTAGCCCCGCTGGAGAGCCAGCCCATCACCTTCACACCCGAGGAGATGGAGAAGTACAGcaagctgcagcaggctgcccagcagcacatccagcagcagctgctggccaagCAAGTGAAGGCTTTCCCCACCTCGGCCGCCCTGGCTCCGGCCGCCCCTGCCCTCCAGCCCATCCACATCCAGCAGCCGGCAGCAGCCTCGGCCACGTCCATCACGACGGTGCAGCACGCCATCCTGCAGCaccacgctgctgctgctgctgccgccatCGGCATCCACCCCCAtccccacccacagcccctcgCTCAGGTCCACCACATCCCCCAGCCACACCTGACACCCATCTCCCTGTCCCACCTGACCCACTCCATTATTCCAGGTCATCCCGCCACGTTCCTAGCCAGCCACCCCATCCACATCATTCCGGCGTCCGCCATCCACCCCGGCCCCTTCACCTTCCACCCCGTCCCTCACGCTCTGTACCCGACCCTCCTGGctcccaggccagcagctgctgctgctgccacagccctgcacctcCACCCCCTGCTGCACCCCATTTTCTCAGGACAGGACTTGCAGCATCCACCCAGCCACGGCACATGAAGGACACAATGAAGGAACCTCGGAGGAAGGAGAATATTTGGTGTTTTGGGAAGGGGTTGGAGTTGAGCCAGCGGGCAGGTGAGGcctgagcatttcctttcaCTCTTGAGCAGCCAAAGAAGCCGGGGGCTCGAGGGCTGGGCAGGTGGCTGCACCCCAGGGAAGTCTCACTCCAGCTCCTCCATGCACgcagcagcactgctccagaGGAACCATTTCACCTTTACAACAGTGAGACACTTGgaaaggctttttttcccccctggaTTCTTACACTTGGTCATCTTCCTTCTGCCACCTTGTATATGGTAAATGAGGTTTCATCCACACTAAAGAATCtctaaaaaatccttttaatgAGGTCATCTAATTCAAATAGCATGATTGAACCCGGCTTGTAATCGGTCATGGACCATCGGGCGCTGCCGGctgtggaggggctggaggcctcagctttcagcattGCAGGAGGTTCCTTGGCCCCTGTCTCTGCACATGTGGGTTTTTCTTGGTGTGAGCAGCAAAGGTGGAAGTAAGATCTTAGTGtaaagaggaggaggagctctgtgtgtgtgcccagagctcccttccttccccatccTGCATCCACGTTCTCCTGCGCCAGGACCGTGCCTGGATATCCCAGACTGGAGagaggctctggggctgggattcCAGTCTGGGCTTTGACCACTCTTCTCctgaaagggggaaaaaaatcactttgaaTTCCATCTTCTGTGGGGTTGGGAAAGAGGCACTGGGATGGGAGAGAGAAGGCAAATCCTTTAGGAATTGAAGCAATACAGAGGACGGGGGAGCGCGGCCTGGATGTAAAACGTGTTCTTTCCTCTGTAACACTGATGGtttctttattaatttataggatttttttttaatgtaaagaaTTGCACTGAACTCTGTAAACAAAGATGCTGCTTTTTGTAGCTCCTATCAAAGGTTACATTTGTAGTATATCgcaataatattttttacagCCAGTTCTTAGTGGTACTTGTTCTGGTGGCTTCTGTGTAAATATGTTTGCTGTAGGTGACCCAAGACACTTGTAAAGGTTCAATTTATAGTTTCAGCTAGATGCAGAACAGCTAAGCATGTATATTTTATCAAGCTCATGtatttttgaagtttttatgtagtataaaatgtaaaaacaaacaaaatcttcatttagaattttgcaaaagaaaaaaaaatcaacaggtGAGACTTGGGTGAGGTGAGGGTTTGGGGGTAGCAGTGACTCTGGCAGGTTCTGTGTTCCTCCCTGCCATAGGAAtgggcactggagcagcctggggagcagcaggaattcgGGGTGCTCCCAGAGAATAGGagcccttttttcctttccttttccccctctttggAAGCAGTAATGTGGAGCCTTGGgactgctcccagcccacacaGAGGGTTACCCCAGCTTAGTCCATAAGGGatttcccagttctcccagcaTCACCCAGCTCAGGTGACACTGCAGGTGTCACAGCCCTTGGGCCACCACGGCTGGAGGGAGGGATTTCAGAGCAGTGTGGGGATGTGGTGacatccctgtcccattccccatcctcatcctcttccCTGGAGTGCAGCACGAGGCCAGGCAGAGTCAAAGGATCAAACCCCCCTGAGCTCCCTCACCGTGTAAATGAGAATTGGAGCAGGTCAGAGTGACAGCAGTCACAAAAAAGGGACTCAATTTCCTGTAAATACCAGACAATTCAGTGTTACTGTCAGAGCTGAGCTTCATAGGGCCCATCTGTGCCCTGGCCCCACTGCACTGTGGGCAGGGATTGTTTTTGGACTTCAGGATAGCGCTAAAATGATTAACCTGTCATTACTTACAAGCATAAACAGACTGTATTTAACTTTGTCAcataagatatatatataaatatatatatatgctgtaaaatgagggaaaaaaacctttctaATAAACCAATGATTtgtggaaaaagaaatgtgatGCTGTGTGGTGgtgggcagctgctgtgcagagcaccAGCCTCTCTTTTCCTGGTttgattaaaggaaaaaaatccaccccCCTGCATGCCAGCGGGACTGAGAGATCCAGGGTGCCACCTGCCCTAGGGATggtgcagcagtgctgaaagaaaCGGGAAATGCAGTAATTGGACAGAAGAGAGGATTGTAATTGCCCTCAGGGGCTCCGGGGTGGGCTCCAGCTGGGTTCAGATGCTGCAGCGAGCTGGGGACGAGACCTCccgaggaggagcagctgcccctgagTCCGGTGTCCTCTCCTGGAGCCGCTCCGGGCTCAGCTGAACCCTTCCCACCCCTCGGAGCTGTGCCACGGCTTTGGGCAAATCCCGCTCTGTTCCAGCCGCAGCTGCTCCACAGGGCTGGAACAGGGGCCAAggtgccctgcagggaccccctgtgtcccccaaaacccccgagtccctgccctgtcctgcttcccactgcagctgggaGAAAAGCCCCGTTCCACAGGGGCCGGcgcccagggagctgctccggGGCCTCTCCCGGCCACGGGCCCTGGGCGGGCACCAAGAGCTCCCGGGAAAGCCTGACTGTCCTTAATTAAcgaaatttaaattaattctgtAGATGGgttcagggctgggctgagctctgtggctgtcccaggcctggctgagggcacagggggcagggacaAAGGACAAGGACACGCTTTGTTCACTGTGCCCACCGTGCCCCCGGCCCCTTGTCAGATTCattgccctgcacagccctggcagggtttggggtgtccctgccctgggttAGGGGACACTGTGGGGGTGATGCCCGGTGCGGGCGGGCTCGGTGCTGTCAGCTCCATCCGGCTGTGGAGGGCAGATCGGGGCCGATGGAGGGGCCCTGTGCCCGCTGTCCTTCCCGCTCGCCACATTTCCGCTGGTGGGGACTGCCTGCACCCCGAAATAGCCACCCCGAGATGCCCATCCCGGAACAGCCAGCCCGAGACTGGCACCCTCCGGGCGATaggctcaggctgctgtggccGTGTCCCCCACCCTGTCACCGTGTCCCTCACCGTGTCCCCCACCCTGTCACCGTGTCCCTCACCCTGTCCCCCACCCTGTCACCGTGTCCCTCACCGTGTCCCCCACCCTGTCACCGTGTCTCCcagtggtggcactgccacctcccGTTCCCcgccctgctccagccacatCCGTCTCCCCCGCACCTCTCCGGCTCCCCGCAGGAGCGGATGCGCGTCCGGGGGGGCCCTTCCTGCGCTCCCCATTCCTGCCGGGCCCGGCCCCAGCTGCGTCCCCCGAGATAAGCCCGGGACACCCCGGGACAGCGGCTGTGGCCCCATTTTGGGGTGACGATGGCGCTGCTgcgggtgctgctgctcctcgggGGGCTGCGCCTGCCCCGCACGCTGGGGCTTCTCCAGGAGCCCCCCACCATCTACGAGGGACCCCCCGGCAGCTACTTCGGTTTCGCCCTGGATTTCCACACGAGCGAGGGAAGGTAGGGAGGCACCGGGGGCCGGGGTCGGGCACGGCTCATCCCCGCCCGCCCTGACACCCGCTCTGCCCCCAGGCCCAGCGTGGCGGTGGGAGCCCCCCGTGCCAACAGCTCCCAGCCCGGCGTGGCTCAGCCCGGCGCCGTGTTCCTCTGCTCGTGGCCCCCCGGCCGGAccccctgccaccccctgcccaTGGACACTGCGGGTGCGTGGGCtcccggggcggggggcgggcaCGGGGGGTGCCAGCCCCGCACATTGCCCCTGTCCCGCTCCCCCAGGGGACGAGAGCGAGAGCCAGGGCACCCTGGAGCTGCGCACCTACAAATCGCACCAGTGGCTGGGAGCGTCCGTCACCAGCTGGCACGGCAACCTGGTGGTGGGTGCATCGGGGAGATGTGGGCACCTTGGGTGGGCACGGGGTGGGCACTCAGCCCGTGCCATCGCCGTGCCCAGGTCTGTGCCCCGCTGCAGCACTGGAACGCTTTGGAGGGGCAGCACGAAGCGTTCCGCACCCCCACGGGTACCTGCTTCGTGCGGAGCCCGGAGCGCTCCGTGTGGTACTCGCCGTGCCGCGACCGCACCATGGCCAGCACCTACCGCCAGACGGGCTACGGTGAGCGGGGAACGGGGAACGAACGGGAACGGGGGGGATCCAGCCCGGGATCCCAGCCCCGAGTCCCcctgaccctgccctgtgcccgcAGCGCACGACAGGCGCTACTGCGAGATCGGCTTCAGCGCCGCTGCCACCCCGGTGAGAGGGGATTGGGGGGCTCGGGCACCTTGGGGGGATCGGGGGGTGCCCCCCGAGATGCCCAGGGGGAGCTAACAGAGATGCAGAGGGTGCGGCCAGGATGGTACCCGGGTGTcagggcaggggatgctggGGTGGGGATGTGCAGTGGGAATTCCGGGAGGAGAGGCCCTGGGAATGAGGGGGTGCCAGGAtggggaggctgggctggaatgTGCCAGGATGGGAAATACCGGGGTGGGGGATACTTGGCTGAGGATGCTCTGGGGGGGATGCCAGGGTACCTCGGGGGATGCTGAGCCAGCTCCTCCCGCAGGATGGGACGCTGCTGCTGGGTGCCCCCGGCGGGTATTACTTCTCAGGTGAGTCCTTCCACCCGGCTGGTGCtcccgggatgggcacggcGGGGAGAGGGTACCCTGGATGCGGTGCCCCGTAAGTGCCACCCGCAGTGGCGCTGCCAGCCTGGGGCGGGTGGCAGCGGGTGCCCCGTCAGGGCTGGTGCTCCCTGCCCCGCTGTGCCCAGGCCTCGTGTACTCGGTGGAGCTGGACAAGATCCTCCGGCGCTTCCTCGGCACgtccctgctgtggctggggaGCCCCGGGCGCCCCACGGAGCCGGTGTTCGGGGACTACGAGGATGGGTACCGGGGTGAGCAGCGGGCACGGGCACCCTGCCCCACcgccagctcctgctggggtaCCCCAAGTCACCAGTGCCCATCTCCCTGCAGGATACTCGGTGGCTGTGGGCGAGTTTGATGGcaaccccaaaaccaaaggTAGGGCTGAGGGGtgcagggaatggggctggatGGGCCTGGGGCACCCCAGAGTGACCTTGCTCCCCTTCCTGAGGGGGCCggacaggctgtgccaggggtcCTGCCATCTCTGTGCCCTCATGGCCCCATGTTGCACCAGGGGtatccctgtgcccaccccaaTGCCGGGGGtatccctgtgcccaccccaaTGCCAGGGGTATCCCCGTGCCCCCCTCGATGTGCCAGTGGGGCACTCAGGGCTCTCATCCCTCACAGAGTACGTGGTGGGGGTCCCCAACAAGAGCAACACGAGGGGTGAGGTGAGTGCTGCGGAGTGCCTGGCGCcgaggggacaccagggggcACCGCCATGTGTCACCCCGGGCTGGGCCTGGCGctgacactgccctgggcaggtggAGATCTTCACTGCGGGGGACACCCTGCGCCGGCTGCGGGGCATCGCCAGCGAGCAGGTACCCCTCAGTACCCCTGTCCTGACACCCCCGgtgccccacagcaccccagccCCGTCCCACAGCACCCCCCGGTGCCACCTTCACCCTTCCCAGGTGGCTTCGTACTTCGGGCACACGGTGGCAGTGGCCGATGTCGATGGGGACGGGTGAGAGCAGGGACAGTCCCCCCTCCTCCCTGGCACCCAGGGGTGCTGCCCCGTGCCTGGCACAGCGCTGGGTGCCCCCGGCCCCCGAACCCGCGGAGCCTGACCGTGCCCCCGCTCCGGGCACAGGAGGGACGATCTGCTGGTGGGTGCCCCCCTGTTCATGGCCCGGCGCTCGGACGGGCAGCGCAGCGAGCTCGGCCGCCTCTACCTCTACCGGGGGCAGCAGCGCCTGGCCGGGCCCCCCCAGACCCTGACGGGCACCCACCCCTACGGCCGCTTCGGCGCTGCCATCGCCAGCCTGGGCGACCTGGACAGGGACGGATTCGGCGGTAACAgcgggcagggcgggcaggggctgtgccaccctCAGTGCCGCGCctgggggaaactgaggcaggagagCGCGGGGGGCGGGGGGAGTTCACGTCCCTTCTGTCCCCAGACGTGGCCGTGGGCGCCCCGCAGGGCGGTGACAGCGGCAGCGGGCAGGTGTTCATCTTCCGCGGGCACAGCGAGGGGCTGGCACCGGTGCCCACGCAGCGCCTCGAGAGCCCCTTCCCCGGCGCCGCCGCCTTCGGCTTCGCCCTGCGCGGTGCCACCGACCTGGATGGCAACGGCTACGCGGGTATAGCCCTGGCAGGACACCGCCCTGGCACCGCCCTGGCACCGCCCTGGCACCGACCCTCTGCTTGTCCCGCAGATCTGCTCGTGGGGGCTTACGGGGCAGCCAAGGTGGCCGTGTACCTGTGAGTGCCCGTCCCTGCGTGGCCCGGGGCTCCCTCTCGGGTCCCCTGGCACCTCAGCAATGTCCCCGTGCCCCAGGGGACTGCCCGTGGTGGTGGCCCGGACCCAGCTGAGCGTCCCCGACGGGCTGAACCCCGAGATCCTGGACTGCTCCCTGCCCAACTCCAGCGTCCCCGTCAGCTggtgaggggacactgccaTGGGGACACTATGGGGACACCACCGTGGGCACAGGACAGGTCTCTGAGCGCTGTTGGTGGTGTCCCCCCGCAGCTTCCACGTGGAGTTCTGTGTCAGCGTGACGGGCCAGGACATCCCTCGGAGCATCCGTGAGTGCCAGTGTCACTGGGGTGTCACCGGGGTGTCACTGgggtgtcaccagtgccacctCCCGTGTCCCACCAGAGCtggaggctgagctgcagctggaccGGCTGAAGCCGCGGCCATCGCGGCgggcgctgctgctgcggggACACCAATCGTCCTGGCAGAAGGCGCTGCTGGTGGCACCGGGGGCACCTCCCGTGTGCAGGAACCTCACGGCCTACCTGCGGGTACGGGCACGGGGACAGGCGGCGGAGGGAGAGGACAGTCATGGAGGGgccggggatggggatgtggcaTCGCCACGGGATGGGGACAGCGTTGGGGACAGGGTTGGGGATAacagtgtgtccctgtcccacgATGGGGACAGCGAtgggtgggggctgtggggtgggcaCGGGATGCCATCCGGAGTGCTGTGCCCATGgtgtccccaggacaaggctgagtTCAAGGACAAGCTGAGCCCCGTGGCGCTGAGCGTGGCCCTGACGCTGCCCAGAGAGGCCCCGGGGTTGGTGCTCTACGGGGACACCCTGGTGCAGGCACAGGTAGGGGGGACATCACCGTGGTGACACGGGGGGGGCTCAGCCCCGCCAGGGCACGTGTGGGTACCCCCGGcctggctgagctcagctctggggtccccagcttGTGCCAGTGTCCCCAACCCCCCCTGGGATTGCCCCTGTCCcccccccactgtccccagttcCCACTGGGATGTGGCTcctaccccccccccccccccactgtccccagttcCCTCTGGAATGTGTCCCTCACTGTCCCCGCCACTCCCTGGTGTGCCCGTGCTGTTCTGCCCTCTGTGCTCACCCTGCAGTCCCCAACCCCtcccctgtctgtcccctctgtacccagcactgtccccatTCCCAACCCCGCgatgtcccctctgtccctctgccacCTCCAGTCCCTCCCCAGGATGTCcccctgcagtccctgctccctccttgGCGTGTCTCAGGGCATGTCCCCAATCATCCCCCTGGAtgtcccctctgctgtccccattCTTCCCTCTCGGAGATGtcacctccctcccctccctccctggattgtcccctctctgctctgcactgtcCCAAACCTCCCGTCTGGCCCCTCCACCAGCCCAGTCCCTCCCCGGGATGTCCCCAATGACTCCTTCTCCCCCATTTCACCTCGAATGGGGGggtcccccctgtcccctcgctgtcccctcgctgtcccctgCCAGACCCACATCATCCTGGAGGACTGTGGCGATGACAATCTCTGCGTGCCCGACCTGCACCTGGCCGCCCACACGTGAGCACGGGGCTGGGACTGCGGGCGTGCCCGGTGTCCCCGCGGGGTGCTGagcctgtccccgtgtcccccagccccagccagcgcCTGCTGATCGGCGCCGAGGCCGTGCTGTCCCTGCGGGCCAGCGCCACCAACGCGGGCGAAGGCGCCTTCGAGGCGGAGCTGCGGGTGCAGCTGCCCCCGGGCACGCACTACCAGGCTGCCCGCAGCACCATCCCGGTGGGTGCGACAGGGCACGGCCTGGGGGGGACCAGGGGTGTCACAGGGGTGACCGGGGCGGCGGGGGCACGTCCTGTCCTTGCTGGCATCACCTGCCTCTTTGGGGGTGCCCGGTGGGGATGGGTGCTGGgagatgcccagggtgggggaCCCAAACCGTGTCCTTGGTGCTGTCACCTTCCATGGGAGTGCCCAGGATGGGTGtcacagggtgcccagggtgcTGGGGGGACTCAAACTGTCCTTGGTGCTGTCACCTTTCGAGGGGGTGCCCAGTGGGGATGGGTGTCAGGGGATGGCCAAGGTGGGCTGGGGACCCAAACCGTGTCCTTGGTGCTGTCACCTTCCTTGGTGCCCAGTGGGGATGGGTGTCAGGGGGTGCCCAGCTGGTAGAGGGGACATCACAGAGAAGAGATTTGGGACAGTGCAGAGAGGGGACATttcagggatggaggaggggaaggaggtgaCATCTCCTGGAGGGAAGaatggggacagcagaggggacaTCCAGGGGGACGACTGGGGACATGCCctgagagggagcagggacagcggGGGGACATCCTGGGGAGGGTTTGGAGatggcagagggacagaggggacattCCCAGGGTTGGGAatggggacagtgctgggtACAGAGGGGACACCCAAATCAGGGGGCTCACACTGTGTATTTTGTCCCCCATGGGGCTGCCtggtgggggtggctgcccaGGGATTGGGGGTTCGTGCCCTGCCCTTGGTGGCTGTCACCCTTCACAGGGTCCCCGCTGGTGATGGCTGTTCAGGGGTGTCTGGGGCTCAAGCCCTGCCCTCAGCTCATGCAGGTCCCCAGCGTGGCTGGTTCCTGGTGGGGTCCCTGATGTGTCCCCACCCCACaggggcaggagaagctgagctgCAACCCCAAGAAGGAGAACGGGACCCACGTGGTGCTCTGCGAGCTGGGCAATCCCATGAAAGCCGGAGCCCGGGTAAGGGGACAGGGgggtccctgctgtgcctgtcaCCCACCAGGGCTGGTCACCCACCTGCCCCTgtcctctgctgtccccagatcACCGTGAACATGGAGCTGAGCGTGTCCGGGCTGGAGGACATGGGGGATGCCATCACCTTCCACCTGCAGCTGCGCAGGTGACACCGTGCTGCCCCCCCCGTCCCCACCCACTGCTGGCACCTCGGGCTCGGTGTCCCCAAACTCTGTCCGTGTCTCATCCcgctgtgtccccacagcaagaacagccccagccccagccacggctcggtgacagtgacagtgcccGTGGAGGCAGAGGCGGAGATGGAGCTGCGAGGGTGAGGGtcagggggacacggggacaacGGGGGCACCAAGGGCGACACTGACCCCCCTCTCCCACCAGCAACTCCCTGCCAGCCACCATGGTGCTGCCCACGGGCTGGCACGGGGTGCGGGGCAGCCGGCGCCTCGAGGACCACGGCATCAGGCTGGAGCACGTCTACGAGGTGATTTCGGGGgatgtcccctctgtcccctccccggcGCCATCTCCTGTGCCTGGCATCACCCACCGTCCTCCCGCAGCTCCACAACAAAGGTCCCGGCACCGTCAGCGGGGTCACCCTGCGCCTGGCCGTGCCCCATCGGCTGGGGGAGCACGTCCTGCTCtacctgctggggctgggcaccgAGGGGGGCACGAACTGCACCCAGCACCCTGCCCTCAACCCCGCACAGGTACGGGCTGCGGCACCCTGCCCGCGGGGCCGCTGGGACATGGCAGGGACGtggtgtcacctctgtgtcccGCCGGGGCCGCTGGGACATGGCAGGGACGtggtgtcacctctgtgtcccCTTCCAGCTGGAGATCTCCGCTCCGACGGCCGCGGCGCCCGGGAACGGCAGCCGGCACCGGGAGCGCCGGGAGGCGGAGCCGgcgccgggagcggggctgggggacctggggctgggggaccTCGTCCGTGTGGTGAGCGGGGACCCTGGGGACTGCCGGTGGTGATGgagacagggctggggctgccagggtgGGGCACATCCTTTGGGTGACCCTGGGGATCTGCCGGCGGTGATGGAGGCCGGGGGTGGGACATCCCTTGGGTGACCCTGGGgacctgctgggctggggtgcCAGGGTGGGGGGACATCCTTTGGGTGACCCTCGGGACCTGCGGGTGTGATGGAGGccgagctggggctgccagggtgGGACCACATCCCTTGGGTGACCCTGGGGACATGCAGCCCACGGCTGGGAGTGTCCCCGAGGATGGGGGCCCCCCGACACCCACCGTGTTGGACGCCACCCTCAGGACTGTGACAATGCCACCTGCGTGGACATCACCTGCCACGTGGCCAGCCTGGGCAAGGACCAGCGGGCACTGGTCAGCGTCCATGCCCTGCTCTGGATGGACACCCTGCAGCAGGTACTGTCCcctcctggggacagaggggacggGGTGGCCTCAGGGCATCCCTGCAATGTCCCCTCCTGCACGGTGGTACCCAGAGAGCACCCTGGGGATACCTTATGTGGGGTCAGGGATGCCCTgtgagctggcagcaccccTGATGCCAGGTTCCCATGTGTCCCCATGTGTCCCCACGCGTCCCCCTGCTGTCCCTAGCGGGAGCACCTCCGGGAATTCCGCATCCAGTCCCAGGCGTGGTTCAACACCTCGGCCATGCCCTACCGCGTCCAGCCCCGGCTCCTGCCCAGCGGCCAGGCTGAGGTAGGGCTGCCGTGGCCGTGGGGACACGGGACAGGCCGCGGTGGCAGCGCTGTCAcccccctgtccctctgcagacCGAGACGTGCGTGGTGCGCGCCAGCCCCGGCG is drawn from Melospiza georgiana isolate bMelGeo1 chromosome 28, bMelGeo1.pri, whole genome shotgun sequence and contains these coding sequences:
- the GPATCH8 gene encoding G patch domain-containing protein 8 isoform X1, with amino-acid sequence MADRFSRFNEDRDFQGNHFDQYEEGHLEIEQASLDKPIESDNIGHRLLQKHGWKLGQGLGKSLQGRTDPIPIVVKYDVMGMGRMEMELDYAEDATERRRVLEVEKEDTEELRQKYKDYVDKEKAIAKALEDLRANFYCELCDKQYQKHQEFDNHINSYDHAHKQRLKDLKQREFARNVSSRSRKDERKQEKALRRLHELAEQRRQPECAPGSGPMFRTTTVAVDEEGGDDDDSAANSGSFVQGTEMTTDRGFLNTGQGTVVPGQASQGAQAISFGIKGSLGTPLQKIGVSFSFAKKTPVKLETIASVFKDHVDESSSGDGAKGDERGSSEGGSLQKSGEGEGTNNSDGKGEDDDQHDKDSGALASTLSKLKKMRREDGPTAVEPEYYHYIPPAHCKVKPNFQFLLFMKATEQTEAENANKKNAHEAKKGSSPKPKPSKHTEKAAESTGQQKEQSTTETAAQQGKTEREDIPENENTQESKHLPESNPPEPDTAKEAPPPASGCRDGSEGPKHPTGPFFPVLSKDESTTLQWPSELLIFTKAEPSVSYSCNPLYFDFKLSRNKDAKGKGAEKSKDPGGLCKDNTQSTEPGEVSKAKEAESVESSSAQKMENKPQSKQESSLGSVGKGEGEDSGKSVTGKSKSGRSHKHKKKKKHKKSSRHKRKHKEEAEEKARKAELGEEKPKKRKRHRHKKGKSSLSTESDRALKPELSEDCSHFQKKKRCSQESQRKSLSAEEGSSTKKEDGGNSCQEHGSKRHKAELQQVPGARRRCPALSQPRSGCRSRQSSGDDDSDEGSPGKHCHQKSPSRYSDDDYESGSEHSRSRSRSGRRRSSHRSYSSSSEASSGHSRYSRHRSYSDDSYSDYSDRSRCHSKRSQDSEDDSDYNGSNHRSKRRKYSSSEDDYSSSRSRSRSRSRSRSHPRGRSRSRSRGRSRSSSCSRSRSKRRSRSGTGRSWKRSRSYSRDRSRSTRSHSQRSLSRKGSRGHESPEERRSGRRDFIRSKIYRSQSPHYFRTGRGEAAPPKKEDGKGEDLKGSGSLSQNSSGSGMGRASEGDCSPEERNSVTAKLLLEKVQSRKVEKKPCVADEMLSGANKVGIKLKDPPQGYFGPKLPPSLGNKPVLPLIGKLPTIRKPNSKRYEESGLERGEEQELSDAEDGSQGMEEGQLAGQSLLEDVVMVIQDKPLDEQKRDEATVEMPSLPLDTPALPECFGSRDLVMPHNFLSDPSDGDGLEPMDGGNQTVPVETSMMPLVPDVEHFPGYVPQSGEPSMEGDREGGEDSSLAPLESQPITFTPEEMEKYSKLQQAAQQHIQQQLLAKQVKAFPTSAALAPAAPALQPIHIQQPAAASATSITTVQHAILQHHAAAAAAAIGIHPHPHPQPLAQVHHIPQPHLTPISLSHLTHSIIPGHPATFLASHPIHIIPASAIHPGPFTFHPVPHALYPTLLAPRPAAAAAATALHLHPLLHPIFSGQDLQHPPSHGT